The DNA segment TCGGCTTCGACTGAGTAGCTGATTCCCATGGTTTATTTGAGCGGTACGAACTTCGAGGATCGGGTCGCCCCGATGCCGGCCTGTCCGTGTTCGACCGACGTTCGGGTGAGCTGGAACTCGCCCAGGTAGTGCCCGAGCATCTCCGGCTCGATTTTCACTCGCTCGAAGCTCTGCCCGTTGTGGACGGCGAAGGTCAGCCCGACCATCTCGGGGACGATCGGCATGTCCCGGAGGTGTGTCCGGATCGGGTTGTTGGCCGTCTGTTCCTCTTCGGCCTCGCGTGCCTCTTCGAGCAACTGCTGTTTCTCGTAGGACAGGCCGCGATTGATACTTCGCCGCACGCGTGCGGGGAGCAGTTCCGCGACTTCCTCGAGATCCATGTCCTGCAGCTCGTCGAGCGTGTAGCCACGGTAGGTAAACTCGCCTTCGTGGCCGATCTGGTAATCCGAGCTCATTCGTTACCACCGCGGCCAGTTCGCCGCGAAGAGATGTCCCCGACTTTCCGTCCCGGCGGGGCGTTACGGGAGATCGATTTCGGCTTGCCCGGGTGCTGGCGGCCACCGCCACCGAACGGGTGGTCGACGGCGTTCATCGCCACACCGCGGACCCGCGGCCAAACCATGCCGCGCGCTTTCGCCTTGTGATGTTTGTTTCCGGCTTTGACCAGCGGTTTCTCGGTCCGACCACCACCGGCGACCACGCCGATCGTGGCCCGGCACTGCGGATCGAGCTGTTTGAACTCGCCGCTCGGTAGTTCCACGACCGCGACGTTGCGGTCGTGACTGATGAGTCGGCCGTTCACACCCGAGGCGCGGGCGAACTTGCCGCCGTCGCCCTGGTTAGCCTCGATGTTACACACCGGAACCCCTTCGGGGATCTCCGCCAGCGGAAGGGTGTTGCCAGGTGCGATCTCGGCGCTGACGCCGACCTGGATCTCGTCGCCGACCCCGATGCCTTCGGGGGCGAGTACGAGTCGCTGGTCGCCGTCCTCGAACTCGACGGCCGCGATCGGCGACGAGCGGGCCGGGTCGTGCTCGATGTCGACAACTGTCCCGGAGACGACATCGCCGTCTTCGACAGTGCGATGCTGCAGATCGGATTTATAGCGGTGCGACGGGGCACGGAACGTCGGCGTCCCGCGACCACGTCGCTGTCCGCGAATGCGTCGTCCCATCTTAGAACACCCCGATTCGTGAGGCGACTTCCTGCGCGTCGTCGGCCTCGGACAGTGTTACTTCGGCTTTCTTGTTACCGTTCATCGTCACCATCGTCGTCACGTTCTCGATCGTGACGTCGAACTGCGTCTCGATCGCGTCGACGATCTCGTCTTTCGTCGCGTCGATATCGACGATGAACAGTAGCTTGTTCTGGAAGTCCATCTTGTCCATCGCCTTCTCGGTGACGTGTGGATGCTTGATCACGTCGCGTACGCTCATCGGTCAGCCACCTCCGCGAGTGCACTCTCGGTCCAGATCGTCAGGCGACCGGCGTCGCCACCGGGTGCGAGGTCTTCCGCGTTGACCTCGGCCGCGGTCGCGACGTCCGCGCCGGCGAGGTTCCGCGCGGCCTTCGAGGGTTCCTCGCTGGTCACGAACAGGATCGACTTCGGCCGGCGGTACTTCCGTCCGCGGGACTTGCCCTGTCCGGCCTTGATCTTCGTGTCGTCGGCGCGCTCGATGTCGGCGTGAACGCCGAGTTCCTCGAGGGTGTCGACAACTTCCTGGGTCTTCACGAGGTCCTCGAAGTCGTCGCTGACGACCAGCGGCAGTTCGAGGTCCGACTCGAACTCGTGACCGCGCTCGGCCACGACCTCGCTGTCGGCAGTCGCCGCGATCGCCGACCGGATCGCCTTCTGGCGCTCCTTGTCGTTGAGATCGAGACCGCGGTCTTTCTGTTCTTTCGGCGGGTGGGCCCGGCGGCCGGAGACGGCCTGGGGGACCCGCTTTGCGGTACCATCCTGGCGCGGGACGTGCGCCTGCCCGCGACCGCTGCCGAACGACTCGGCAGGGGTACGGAGGCCGGCGTAGTCGTCGCTGCCGTAGTCCTGCTTTCGGTTTGCCTGGGCGGCTTGGACCGCGCGCGAGATCAGGTCCGGCCGAACGGTCGTTTCGAAGACCGCCGGCAGGTCGATCTCGTCGTCGGCGTCGCCGTCCAGATCGTGTACTGTAGCCTGCATTCAGGTCACCCCTGGTTGGAGTCGGTGGAGACGTAGCGCAACTCGGGATCGAGTCGCGGGCTGTCGCTCGGGCGGACAGCCGGTCGGAAGCGCACGAGGCGCTTTTCCGGACCCGGCAGCGATCCCTTCACCAGCGTGTAGTTGCCCTCGACCTCGCCGTAGTTGACGAAGCCACCCTCAGGGGTGACCTCGTCGTCGCCGATGTCGAGAATGCGCTTGTTCAGCTCCGTGCGCTGGTGGTAGCCGGTCTGGCCCTGCTGGGGCACGGTCGACCGGACGCGGGAGGGGTTCCACGGACCGAGGTTGCCGATCCGGCGCCGCCACCCCTGGCGGGCGTGTTTGCCCTTCCGCTTCTGGACGCCCCAGCGCTTGACGGGACCCTGTGTCCCTTTGCCCTTGGTGACGCCCGCGACGTCGGCGTACTCGCCGGCGCGGAACACGTCGTTCATCGAGTGTTCGCCGCCGTCCTCGATAATCTCAAGCCCGTGTTCGACGCGCTCTTCGAGCGAGCCGCCGCCGACGCGTGTCTCCATCACGTCGGGTTTCTTCTTCGGGACGCCGTCGAGCTCGCTGGGGACGGTGTGGGTAATGAGCCGCACGTCGCCCAGTTCGCCCGCTTCAAGAGCGTCCGTGATCTGTGCCTCTGTACCGTCGGATCCGTCCTCGGGAAGGTCGAGGGTCCGGTCGAGCTCCGAGTGGAACTCGTCGGTCCAGACCTCCGTCAGCGGTCGGAGTCCGTACGGCGTGTCTTCGTAAGCTCGAAGCGCCACAGCCCGCATCGGTGGCGTTTCGACGACGGTGACGGGAACGGTCGTCTCCATTCCCTCGCGTGGCGAGTTCGGTTCGTCGTTGATGAGCACAACGTGTGTCATCCCGGCCTTGTAGCCGGCGAACCCCTGGACGCCAGGCTGTCCGTCGTCGTCGGGCCAGCTGTTGAACCGCGGCGTCTCGCTGGCCGACCGATTGCGCGGACTGAAACCCATCGAGCCTTTGCGTGGTCTGCTTGGTTGTGGCATCGGATTCTCACTCCGTGAGACTGAGGCAGGCCAGTGTTGCGAACATCGCTTCTTCGGTTCGCACCACCTCGCTGCCTTGATCCGGGATCGTGTTCAGCCAGAGGTCGAATCGGGTAGCGTCCGATTCGGATCCGGTGACCGTCTCGATCTCAGTCGGCCCGACACCGTCGGGGTCGATCCCCATGATGGCGGGCAACCCGCGCTCGGGCGAGCCAAACGCGACGGTCAGATCGCCCGCGCCGTCGTCCTCACCGTGGATCGTCCCGACCAGCTGGCCGAGACGGTCGGTCGTGAGTTCGACACCGTGGCGCGATGCGGCGATCCGCACGCCAGCGTCGGTACGCGAGAGCGCTTCGTCCAGGTCCGCACGGTCGACGGCAAACCCCGGAAGGGGTTCGTCGACGAGTTTCGCGCGGACCGGTCGTCGCGAATAGATCCTGACGGCAACGCGCTCCCCCTCGCTGACCTCCATTCCGGAGGGAACAGCCAGAGAGATCGGGTGTTGCATGCCGCAATTGACCCGAACGCGCCCATCAGATCCGACCTCGGTCACGAGTCCCTGTCTCAACGACCCCGAATCGTTCGATCCGGAGCCGGTCCGTGGTGTCACGTGGAGCGGCGGCAGGACGCCAACGGACTCCAGTTCGTCCCGCTTGCCCCACACCTCCTTTCGGAGGTACGGCGGCGTCGCGGCGTACCGTAAGACGGTTTCGACGAACCCGCCGTCCAACTTCCCTTCGCCGTCAGGGTCGGGGATGATCGTCAGCCGATCCGCCCGGAAGACCGTGGCCGCGCGGGCCACGTAACCGAGTTTGCGAGTCGCCTCGCGTTTGTCCTCGGCTTCCCGGGTGAGGGACGACGGCACGAGCACGCTGGTCGTCATGCCGTGACGCTTCCACGCCACGCCACTAGACTGTAGCGATTAGTCTTCGGTCCGCACCTAAAAGGGTAGCGGATTCCAGTGGTGGTGAGACGCCGTCGCACGCCTGCGAGCGACCCTCACGAGCGTAGTCACGGTGTGCCAGCACGTACCGCGACCGGCACCGTGCCATCCCTCCGAGTGCACAGCGCATCACATAGACACGCGCGAAGTCAGTTCGCAAAAATCGAATTTCCGGGACGGAACGGCAGTCAAACGGACAAATCCGGTGGCGGGACGGCGATTCGGAAGCCTTTTATTCTTCTCGGCGGTTGCTTAGAATGCGAACTGACGTGCGCCCGACCGACGGGCGAACGATGTGAGCGCTGGTGGTGTAGTGGTATCACAGGACCCTGCCACGGTCCTAACCCGAGTTCAAATCTCGGCCAGCGCACTTCTGTCGCTCGTAAACTCGCGAGCGACGCACGCGGAATACGGGGATTTGAATGAGAGCAGACACGCGCGCAGCGAATACGAGCACGTCTGCGCGTGGTCCGAATTTCGGCCGTGCAGCGTGTGGCGGCCCATCGGGTGAGTGTTCTCCGAGTCGTTGCTTGGTTCACCGTGAAGCTTTTTCTACTATCGCTACGCAACACCGAACGTGACAGATACGCTGCCGGTCCACGTCAACCGTGATCAGTTGCACGGCCTCGAGGTGCCCAACGAAGTCGAGGTGAGCGGATCGTTCGACGTGGTCCTGCAGAACCACGGGGAATCAGTCCACGTGCACTTGCACTTGGACGACGACCTATCCGATATCGCGACGCTGTCAGCGAACAACCATCACGTCGCGAGCGACTCGACGCGGCGTATCACCGTCGACGTATCGGGGTCCGGCCCCGTCCGCGGGAAGCTCAAAGTCGCCACGGCGTACGGTGCGACGACCCGATATGTGGACGTGATACTCACCGAACCGGAGCCGGAACCGCGGGACGTTGCTGTCGACGAGTCACTCTCGAAGCCACAGCCACGATCGACGCCTACCCGGACACGGGACCGTTCCGTCGATGCGTTCGATATCTCGATCCGTCCGGAGATCGCTGTCCTCGTTCTCGGTGCCGTCGCGCTGGCGGTCGCTATCGCTGCGACGCTTCTGTTCGAAAATACCGTCGTGCTGCTGGGATCGTTCGTCGTTCTGGCTGGCGTTCTCGTCGCGATATACCTCCTCGTCGCCTGACCTAGGCCGGCGTTTCCTCGCGCATGTCCGGCGGCAGCAGGTTCGGGATGCCGTCCTCAATCGGATACGTCTCACCGCATTCCGTACACGTCAGTGTGCCGGTGACGATCTCGCCCTCGTCGCGGTCCTGCGCGTCGAGTTCGAGTTCGGATTTATCGAGTGGGCAACAGACGATGTCGAGCAGATCCTCGTTCATACCACGGGTTCGGGGTCGGCTGGACAAAAAGGCCTCGGGTAGCGGTCGCGATCAGACCGCGCTGTCGTCTTCGACGAGTTGTCGCATCGACCGCTCCAGCTGACTGATCTCGGAGACCTGCTTGCTGTTGGCATCCGCGATCTCCTGGATCTCGTCGGCGGTATCCTCGGCCATCTCCGCAATCTCGTCCATCATCGATGCGACTTCCTCCGTCGAGGCTGCCTGGTCGTCGGTCGCGTTGGCGACCTCCTCCATGCCGGTCGTCGCGTCGCGAATCTTCTCGGCGATGTCATCGAGGGCCTGCATGGTCGCTTCGACCTCGGAGACGCCAGTCTCGATCTCGTCGGTCGCCTGTTCGAGGCTCTGGACGGTCGTCTCGGTGTCACGCTGGACGCCCTCCAGCATGTCCTCGATCGTCTCGGCGTGTTCCTGGGATTCCGTCGCGAGATTTTTGACTTCGTTGGCGACGACGGCGAACCCGTCGCCGGACTCCCCGGCACGTGCGGCCTCGATGTTGGCATTTAGCGCCAGGATGTTCGTCTGGTCTGCGATGTCGTTGATGAGCTCGACAATCTCGTCGATCTCGTTGACCCGCTCCTGGAGACGCGTCACGTCGTCGGCCACTTCGGTCGCCGCCTCGTCGATGTTCTCCATGGCGTTCATCGCGCTCTCGGCGGACTCTTGGCCGTCGTTCGCGGCCTCGACCGCGTCCTCGCTCGTCTTGGCAACGTCATCGGACGTTGCCGCGATTTCCTCGACAGTCGCGGACAGCGTCGACACCTCGCTGTTTGCCTGCTCGATCCGGGTTGTCATCTCCTGGGTGCCATCGCTGATGCCGTCAGAGCTGTCGGCGACCTGTTCGGATCGCGACCGCAGTTCCTGGATCGACGAATCGAGGTCCCGGGCGACCTGCTGGCGTCGTTCCATATCGTCCTGTATCGAGTCGATCAGGCCGTTCACACGGGTCGCGATCTCCCGGAAATCCCCTTCGAGATCGGCCGTGTCGATCCGTACGTCGAGGTTCCCGTCGGTGGCAGCGTCGACAGTCGTGTAGATACGACGCCGCGTGACGACCTGTTCGACGATCTCCTGCAGGTCCCGTTCGGGACGGTCGCCCGGCCAGGGTCGAACGAGGTTCGACACGCCGGCGTCGAGCGCCATCTGGACGATGTCGTCATTACCGGTCTCGGAGATAAGGACGTACGGAATGTTCGACGGGCGGTCGTCGACTTCCTCGTACAGCTCAATGCCGCTAACCCATTCGTTTCCGCGCGAGTCGCGTACTTCGACGAAGCTCACGACGCAGATCACGTCGTTCGTATCGAGTGCAGTCCGGGCGTCCGGGACGGACGTGACTGTCTCGACGGGTACGTCGGCGGTCACCGGCTCCAGCGTTTCGACGGCATGCTCTCGGTTGTCCGGGCGACAGACGACGAGCACGCGCCCAGTGTTTGCGGCCATTATACGGCGTTGGGTGCTCACTATACTTAAAAAATACTCGTGATTATCACGTTTGACTCTTCGACCGGGTAATCGGGACGGCCAACACGACCCCGATTCGAGATGTGATACTCGCACGACAACGCTTATTTATGCGATCGTGTAACCGTCTGACAATCGAATGCAAGTACAAGACATCAATACGAACGACCAACTGATCACGGGAATCCGCGAACAGATCGAGTCCGGTACGCACGAGATCCTGATCGGGACGTCGCCGGAGGTCTACGAGAAGATCGAAGACTCGCTGGCGGAGAGCTACGCCGACGGCGCGTTCATCGCACTCTGTCTCTACACTGACACACAGACGGCAGCCGAATACGACTTCGAGGAGACGGCGACGCTGGTTCGGGCCTGGGACCAGGAGCTCGACACGCTGTTGGCCGTCGACCAGCAGACCGGTGTCATCGGCATGCCCAACGAGGAGGAAGAAGAGGTGATCGGGCTCAAGTACGACACGGATCGACTCTACGGCCTGGCGTTCATGCAGTTCATGTCCCAGCACTGGGACGAGGGTGAGGAGGTCTACATTACGGACGCGCGACAGCTCCCGTACGAAACCGCTAACCTCCGGGACGCGGCACTGAACACCGCGTTGCACCTCCGTGAGGGGAACGCCGTCGGGTTCCAGGCGCGTGTTCGGGAGGCGCCCGCCGAGGAAGATTCCACCTGGCAGACGATGGAAGGGCAACTGACGACCGTCCGTCAGAGCTTCGTCGAGCCGAGTACGAATTCCTTTTTCGGCGAGATCGGGCTCGTCGGCCATACTGACAGGGATGGTCGCGTGACAATGGGAGGCCACGGCGCGTATTTCGAGGACTACGAGGCCCGGGACATCGTTCTCACGCCGATCTGACGACCGGTGTCATTCACGACGTATCGACAAGCCGCTCTTTATCCGCCCGAGAGAGCTGTTTGATCTCGTACTCGCGGGACATCGCCTCGCTTCTCGTTTCGTAGGACTCGACGTGTAGGAGTTCGACAGGCGTGCGCCCGCGGGTGTACTTCGCTCCCTGCCCGGCCTGATGTTCCTCGACGCGGCGCTCGACGTCCGTGGTATAGCCAGTATAGAAGGTGTCGTCGGCACAACGGAGGACGTACACGTGATGTTCGTCCGACATTCACGTCTGGCGAGCGCGCTGCTGGGCCACTTCGGCGATGCCGGCGTTTGCCGAGCAGTTGGGACACGCGAGAATCTCGCCGAACTCGTTGGCGAAGACTCGCGCGAACTGGTCCGAGACGTGTGCATTGCAGTGATTACACTTGGGCATTCGACTCCGCCGGTCTCTGCCGGCAAACTCCTATTAGAGATACGGGGGCAATACCCTTGGCCCGATATAGTTGGGTATGCTGGCCGGATCTGCATACCGCACAGTTCAAATTCGGTGAAGCAGCATGCAAACAGGCGCGAGCGACTCCGAGAGCGGCCGGAAACGGGAACGCTTATAAACTCCCCTCTGGAATAGCTGTCCTGTATGGCAGACCTAATCGTCAAAGCCGCTGTCAAGGAAGCGCTCGATGATATGAACGTCGCCTCGGACTTCTACGATGCCCTCGACGAGGAAGTCGACGAGCTGCTGGAAGACGCCGCTCGTCGCGCCGAGGCCAACGACCGCAAGACGGTGCAGCCGCGCGACCTGTAAGTCGGGCATCGTACTCCATTCCGTTTTTTATACGCTAGTGCACCAGCAGCTGCTATCGGATCGTTGCCGCCGCGACGATCCAGTCATCGTCCGTCGTCGTGGACGTACAGCAGTTCGCAGTAGTACTGTTCGCCGTCCGTTCGCTGGCGGCGTTGTTCGGGGCATGTATCGACGCGATCCGGTCCCATACCCAAAATACATTATCGAACGTTATAGATCTTGGCCACTGCTGATACTGGTGGCTATAGCATTTCGAACTGATTCGGCACGACGGTGTACCGGATGTCTGTACGAACTATACCAGTATGCGACGGGATCGAAGCGGTCGAAAAGAGGCAGAAGAGATATGCGAACAGTGCGGAAAACGCGGGACGTACGAGATCGCGGCCAACCGGGGGACGCTACTGACCCATTTAGGCGTCCAAGCCGAGGTCCTCGGCCCGTTCGTCGATCCAGGTCTGTAGTTCCTCGATGGCTTGCTCGCCTTTTTCCTCGTCCTTGAAGAGGTGCTTGAACCGGCCCTGAGGCTCGAGCCACTCATCGACCGGTTCGCGGTCGCGGATCTTGTTGACGCTGGTGATCTCGCCGTCTTCCATCTCGAAGACCGGGAACAGACCAGTTTCGACGGCTTTTTCGGCCAGATCGACGGTCTTCGCGGAGTCGAAACTCCAGCCGACCGGACATGGCGCGTAGACGTGGAGGAACTTCGGCCCCTCGATTTCGAGGGCCTTCTCGACTTTCTGTTTGAAGTCGTGCGGGTTGGAAATCGACGCCGTCGCGGCGTAGGGGATGCCGTGGTCGGCGGCGATCGAAATCATGTCCTTCTTGTTGGTGTCGTTGCCGATGCTCTCCTTGCCAGCGGGTGAGGTGGTCGTCGCCGCTCCGAACGGCGTCTGGCTGGAGCGCTGGACGCCAGTGTTCATGTACGCCTCGTTGTCGTACATGATGTAGAGAACGTCGTGGCCGCGCTCCATCATGCCCGACAGCGCGCGGAAGCCGATGTCGGCGGTCGCGCCGTCTCCACCGATTGCGATGATGTTGAGATCGTCGCTGTCCTCGACGTCGAGGTGGTCCGGATCACGCCGGTCGAAGGACTTGTAGGCGGCCTCGACACCGGCCGCGACCGATGCGGCGTTCTCGAAGATGTTGTGGATATAGCTGGTCCCCCAGGCGCTCTCGGGGTACGGCGTCGAGACGACTTCCATACAACCCGTCGCGTTGGTGACGATGGTGTTCTCGCCGGCGGCTTCGGTGATGTATTTCATCGCCAGCGCGGGGCCACAGCCGGCACACGCGCGGTGGCCGGGGTTCCACAGTTCCTCGCCGTGCTCGAGTTCGTCGGTGTAGTCCTGGTCTTGTAGGTCGGAGCTCATTGGTCGTCCCCTCCGTTGAGAAGTTCCGGACGCAGTTGCGGCCACGATTCGCTCTCCTTGAAGCCCATCTCGGGAGTCGCCGTCTTGACGTCCTCGATGATCTCGGCGATATCTTCGGGCTTGACGTCACGGCCGGCCATCCCGAGGACGTAGCTTTTGATCGGGGGCTGACTCTCGGCGTGATAGAGCGCGCCCTTGATCTCGCCGGCGAAGGCACTCTCGTAGCCGGGCGACATCTCCTTGGTCAGCACGGCGACGCTTTCGGCGTCGGCCAGC comes from the Halapricum desulfuricans genome and includes:
- a CDS encoding 30S ribosomal protein S19 is translated as MSSDYQIGHEGEFTYRGYTLDELQDMDLEEVAELLPARVRRSINRGLSYEKQQLLEEAREAEEEQTANNPIRTHLRDMPIVPEMVGLTFAVHNGQSFERVKIEPEMLGHYLGEFQLTRTSVEHGQAGIGATRSSKFVPLK
- a CDS encoding 50S ribosomal protein L2 translates to MGRRIRGQRRGRGTPTFRAPSHRYKSDLQHRTVEDGDVVSGTVVDIEHDPARSSPIAAVEFEDGDQRLVLAPEGIGVGDEIQVGVSAEIAPGNTLPLAEIPEGVPVCNIEANQGDGGKFARASGVNGRLISHDRNVAVVELPSGEFKQLDPQCRATIGVVAGGGRTEKPLVKAGNKHHKAKARGMVWPRVRGVAMNAVDHPFGGGGRQHPGKPKSISRNAPPGRKVGDISSRRTGRGGNE
- a CDS encoding 50S ribosomal protein L23, giving the protein MSVRDVIKHPHVTEKAMDKMDFQNKLLFIVDIDATKDEIVDAIETQFDVTIENVTTMVTMNGNKKAEVTLSEADDAQEVASRIGVF
- the rpl4p gene encoding 50S ribosomal protein L4, with product MQATVHDLDGDADDEIDLPAVFETTVRPDLISRAVQAAQANRKQDYGSDDYAGLRTPAESFGSGRGQAHVPRQDGTAKRVPQAVSGRRAHPPKEQKDRGLDLNDKERQKAIRSAIAATADSEVVAERGHEFESDLELPLVVSDDFEDLVKTQEVVDTLEELGVHADIERADDTKIKAGQGKSRGRKYRRPKSILFVTSEEPSKAARNLAGADVATAAEVNAEDLAPGGDAGRLTIWTESALAEVADR
- a CDS encoding 50S ribosomal protein L3; protein product: MPQPSRPRKGSMGFSPRNRSASETPRFNSWPDDDGQPGVQGFAGYKAGMTHVVLINDEPNSPREGMETTVPVTVVETPPMRAVALRAYEDTPYGLRPLTEVWTDEFHSELDRTLDLPEDGSDGTEAQITDALEAGELGDVRLITHTVPSELDGVPKKKPDVMETRVGGGSLEERVEHGLEIIEDGGEHSMNDVFRAGEYADVAGVTKGKGTQGPVKRWGVQKRKGKHARQGWRRRIGNLGPWNPSRVRSTVPQQGQTGYHQRTELNKRILDIGDDEVTPEGGFVNYGEVEGNYTLVKGSLPGPEKRLVRFRPAVRPSDSPRLDPELRYVSTDSNQG
- a CDS encoding RNA methyltransferase; amino-acid sequence: MTTSVLVPSSLTREAEDKREATRKLGYVARAATVFRADRLTIIPDPDGEGKLDGGFVETVLRYAATPPYLRKEVWGKRDELESVGVLPPLHVTPRTGSGSNDSGSLRQGLVTEVGSDGRVRVNCGMQHPISLAVPSGMEVSEGERVAVRIYSRRPVRAKLVDEPLPGFAVDRADLDEALSRTDAGVRIAASRHGVELTTDRLGQLVGTIHGEDDGAGDLTVAFGSPERGLPAIMGIDPDGVGPTEIETVTGSESDATRFDLWLNTIPDQGSEVVRTEEAMFATLACLSLTE
- a CDS encoding DUF7524 family protein; translated protein: MTDTLPVHVNRDQLHGLEVPNEVEVSGSFDVVLQNHGESVHVHLHLDDDLSDIATLSANNHHVASDSTRRITVDVSGSGPVRGKLKVATAYGATTRYVDVILTEPEPEPRDVAVDESLSKPQPRSTPTRTRDRSVDAFDISIRPEIAVLVLGAVALAVAIAATLLFENTVVLLGSFVVLAGVLVAIYLLVA
- a CDS encoding methytransferase partner Trm112, producing MNEDLLDIVCCPLDKSELELDAQDRDEGEIVTGTLTCTECGETYPIEDGIPNLLPPDMREETPA
- a CDS encoding methyl-accepting chemotaxis protein — its product is MAANTGRVLVVCRPDNREHAVETLEPVTADVPVETVTSVPDARTALDTNDVICVVSFVEVRDSRGNEWVSGIELYEEVDDRPSNIPYVLISETGNDDIVQMALDAGVSNLVRPWPGDRPERDLQEIVEQVVTRRRIYTTVDAATDGNLDVRIDTADLEGDFREIATRVNGLIDSIQDDMERRQQVARDLDSSIQELRSRSEQVADSSDGISDGTQEMTTRIEQANSEVSTLSATVEEIAATSDDVAKTSEDAVEAANDGQESAESAMNAMENIDEAATEVADDVTRLQERVNEIDEIVELINDIADQTNILALNANIEAARAGESGDGFAVVANEVKNLATESQEHAETIEDMLEGVQRDTETTVQSLEQATDEIETGVSEVEATMQALDDIAEKIRDATTGMEEVANATDDQAASTEEVASMMDEIAEMAEDTADEIQEIADANSKQVSEISQLERSMRQLVEDDSAV
- a CDS encoding TrmB family transcriptional regulator sugar-binding domain-containing protein: MQVQDINTNDQLITGIREQIESGTHEILIGTSPEVYEKIEDSLAESYADGAFIALCLYTDTQTAAEYDFEETATLVRAWDQELDTLLAVDQQTGVIGMPNEEEEEVIGLKYDTDRLYGLAFMQFMSQHWDEGEEVYITDARQLPYETANLRDAALNTALHLREGNAVGFQARVREAPAEEDSTWQTMEGQLTTVRQSFVEPSTNSFFGEIGLVGHTDRDGRVTMGGHGAYFEDYEARDIVLTPI
- a CDS encoding GIY-YIG nuclease family protein, whose product is MSDEHHVYVLRCADDTFYTGYTTDVERRVEEHQAGQGAKYTRGRTPVELLHVESYETRSEAMSREYEIKQLSRADKERLVDTS
- a CDS encoding DUF7563 family protein, which produces MPKCNHCNAHVSDQFARVFANEFGEILACPNCSANAGIAEVAQQRARQT
- a CDS encoding DUF1931 family protein gives rise to the protein MADLIVKAAVKEALDDMNVASDFYDALDEEVDELLEDAARRAEANDRKTVQPRDL
- the porB gene encoding pyruvate synthase subunit PorB, producing the protein MSSDLQDQDYTDELEHGEELWNPGHRACAGCGPALAMKYITEAAGENTIVTNATGCMEVVSTPYPESAWGTSYIHNIFENAASVAAGVEAAYKSFDRRDPDHLDVEDSDDLNIIAIGGDGATADIGFRALSGMMERGHDVLYIMYDNEAYMNTGVQRSSQTPFGAATTTSPAGKESIGNDTNKKDMISIAADHGIPYAATASISNPHDFKQKVEKALEIEGPKFLHVYAPCPVGWSFDSAKTVDLAEKAVETGLFPVFEMEDGEITSVNKIRDREPVDEWLEPQGRFKHLFKDEEKGEQAIEELQTWIDERAEDLGLDA